The Halorussus gelatinilyticus genome contains the following window.
GCGAGCACACCGACGACGAGGTACTCGACCTGACCGAGGACCTCGCCGAGGAGATGGGCAAGACGCCCGTCCGCGTCCGGAAGGACAGTCCCGGCTTCATCGTCAACCGCGTCCTCGTCCCGCTGATGAACGAGGCGGCGTGGATGGTCGAGTCCGGCGACTACACCGTCGAGCAGGTCGATAGCTCGACCAAGTTCGACATGGGCCTCCCGATGGGGAGCTTCGAGTTGGCCGACCAGGTCGGCATCGACGTGGGCTACCACGTCCTCGAATACATGAACGAGGTGCTGGGCGAGGCCTACGAACCCTGCCCGCTCCTCGTGGAGAAGGTCGAGGACGAGAAGCTCGGCAAGAAGACCGGCGAGGGCTTCTACGACTACGAGGACGGCGGCGCGGACATCCCCACCGACGCCGGGAGCGAGGACGCGGTTCACCGGCTACAGGCCGTGATGGCCAACGAGGTCGCGAAGCTGGTCGGCAACGACGTGGCCGACCCCGACGCCATCGACGACGCCGTGATGCTCGGAGCCGGTTTCCCCGAAGGCCCGGCGAAGATGGCCGACGACGCTGGTCTCGACACCCTGCTGGAGACGCTCGAAGAACTCCACGACGAGACCGGCGAAGCCCGCTACGAGCCGAGCGACTACCTCCGCGAGGCCGCCGAAGAAGGCGGCTTCTACGGCGGCGAGGACTACGCCGACGGCGACGAGGGCGAGTACGACTACGACACCATCCGCGTCGAGAAACCCGGCGAGATGGTCGGCAAGGTCGTCCTCGACCGGCCCCACCGGATGAACACCGTCAGCGAGGAACTGCTGGACGAACTCGGCGACGCGGTCGAGGCGCTGGAAGACGACGACGACGTGCGCGCGCTCCTGCTCGTCGGCGAGGGCGACCAGGCCTTCTCCGCGGGCGCGGACGTCCAGAGCATGGCCGCGGGCGGCGGCGACCCGATTCAGGCGGTCGAACTCTCGAAGAAGGGCCAAGACACCTTCGGCAAACTCGAAGCCTGCTCGATGCCGGTCGTCGCGGGCATCGACGGCTACTGTCTCGGCGGCGGAATGGAGATGGCGACCTGCGCGGACATCCGAATCGCCAGCGAGCGCTCCGAGATGGGCCAGCCGGAACACGACTTGGGCCTCCTGCCCGGTTGGGGCGGCACCCAGCGACTCAAACACATCGTCGGCGAGGGCCGTGCCAAGGAGATCATCTTCACCGCCGACCGCTTCGACCCCGAGACGATGGCCGACTACGGCTTCGTCAACGAAGTGGTCGAGGTCTCGGCGTTCGAGGACCGCGCCTTCGAGTTCGCGGCCGACCTCGCGGCGGGACCGCCCATCGCCCAGAAGTACACCAAGCGCGCGATGCTCGCGG
Protein-coding sequences here:
- a CDS encoding 3-hydroxyacyl-CoA dehydrogenase/enoyl-CoA hydratase family protein encodes the protein MEIDDINTIAVLGAGNMGHGIAEVAAIAGYDVNLRDIKDEFVQNGYEQIEWSLDKLAEKDQLTDEEADAALDRVTPLVDFEEAVADADFVIEAVPEKMDIKKDVYGELEEYASDEAVFATNTSSLSVTELSEVTERPERFCGMHFFNPPVRMQLVEVISGEHTDDEVLDLTEDLAEEMGKTPVRVRKDSPGFIVNRVLVPLMNEAAWMVESGDYTVEQVDSSTKFDMGLPMGSFELADQVGIDVGYHVLEYMNEVLGEAYEPCPLLVEKVEDEKLGKKTGEGFYDYEDGGADIPTDAGSEDAVHRLQAVMANEVAKLVGNDVADPDAIDDAVMLGAGFPEGPAKMADDAGLDTLLETLEELHDETGEARYEPSDYLREAAEEGGFYGGEDYADGDEGEYDYDTIRVEKPGEMVGKVVLDRPHRMNTVSEELLDELGDAVEALEDDDDVRALLLVGEGDQAFSAGADVQSMAAGGGDPIQAVELSKKGQDTFGKLEACSMPVVAGIDGYCLGGGMEMATCADIRIASERSEMGQPEHDLGLLPGWGGTQRLKHIVGEGRAKEIIFTADRFDPETMADYGFVNEVVEVSAFEDRAFEFAADLAAGPPIAQKYTKRAMLAGRDDTDAGLEVESQAFGHLMNTDDLMEGITAFMGDGEPEFEGK